The following are from one region of the Gambusia affinis linkage group LG02, SWU_Gaff_1.0, whole genome shotgun sequence genome:
- the LOC122822614 gene encoding BTB/POZ domain-containing protein KCTD12-like, producing MAQSSTFPEVVELNVGGQVYVTRFETLTAVPKSLLWTKFTQYTPADLPKDSKGRFFFDRDGFLFRYILDYLRDSELFLPEFFKERKRLQKEADFFQLPELSRRLAVASKDSSSAEDSGEPEEAELTSPVTSSCSSDRPLRSPGGNSGYITIGYRGTYTIGRDIQADAKFRRVARITVCGKISLAKEVFGETLNESRDPDRPPDKYTARYYLKYNFLEQAFDRLAETGFHMVACNSTGTCSYGSNDPSEDKLWTSYTEYVFSR from the coding sequence ATGGCTCAAAGTTCAACTTTCCCTGAAGTAGTGGAGCTCAACGTGGGTGGTCAGGTGTATGTGACCCGTTTCGAGACTCTCACCGCGGTGCCCAAATCTCTCCTGTGGACCAAGTTCACCCAATACACTCCAGCCGACCTGCCTAAAGACAGTAAGGGCCGCTTCTTCTTTGACCGGGACGGCTTTCTGTTCCGCTACATTCTGGATTACTTACGGGACTCGGAGCTTTTTCTGCCGGAGTTtttcaaagagagaaagaggctgCAGAAAGAGGCGGACTTCTTCCAGCTACCGGAGCTGTCGAGGCGCCTGGCGGTGGCCAGTAAAGACAGCTCCTCCGCGGAGGACAGCGGGGAGCCGGAGGAGGCTGAACTCACCAGCCCGGtcacctcctcctgctcatcGGATAGACCTCTGCGCTCTCCGGGGGGAAACTCCGGCTACATCACCATCGGGTACAGAGGGACCTACACCATCGGCAGAGACATCCAGGCGGACGCCAAATTCCGCAGGGTTGCCAGGATAACAGTGTGCGGAAAGATCTCTCTGGCCAAGGAGGTTTTCGGGGAAACCCTGAATGAGAGCCGCGACCCGGACCGGCCCCCGGACAAATACACGGCCCGCTACTACCTGAAGTATAACTTTTTAGAGCAAGCGTTTGACCGGCTGGCGGAGACTGGCTTCCACATGGTGGCCTGCAACTCCACCGGGACTTGCTCTTACGGCAGCAACGACCCATCGGAGGACAAACTGTGGACCAGCTACACGGAGTATGTCTTCAGCCGATGA